One Gammaproteobacteria bacterium genomic region harbors:
- a CDS encoding transcriptional repressor: MSQAQQDVFHQLEANDNTLKFTTLRKEILSILLESKKAMSAYDVLAILKKSRESAEAMTVYRVIEYLIEKNIIHRISTENKYVFCTQIKHGSCEHSGLFFICKKCLSSFEVLDKNFDALLKNLSRKHQFFTDASFVEIKGVCKDCMPKHHILAASTPD, encoded by the coding sequence ATGAGTCAAGCTCAGCAGGACGTATTTCATCAACTAGAAGCGAATGATAATACATTAAAATTTACTACTTTAAGAAAGGAAATTTTAAGCATTCTTTTAGAATCAAAAAAAGCGATGAGTGCTTATGATGTATTGGCCATTCTTAAGAAAAGTCGTGAAAGCGCAGAAGCCATGACAGTTTATCGAGTGATTGAATATCTTATTGAAAAAAACATCATTCATCGCATAAGTACAGAAAATAAATATGTGTTTTGCACCCAAATCAAGCACGGCTCCTGCGAACATAGCGGCCTTTTTTTCATTTGTAAAAAGTGCCTTTCGTCGTTTGAAGTGCTCGATAAAAACTTTGACGCATTACTGAAAAATTTATCCCGGAAGCATCAATTTTTTACCGATGCTTCTTTTGTTGAAATTAAAGGCGTCTGCAAAGACTGCATGCCTAAGCATCATATTTTAGCTGCAAGCACGCCAGATTAA
- a CDS encoding RNA-binding protein, giving the protein MSQSKIYVGNLPYSVTEQDLTDMFSKFGATKQVNLITDKETRRSKGFAFVTFETAEAAQASLQLDNNEIDGRKLRVNLAKEDGGTRTGGGRMGGGPRGGAGGGRSRDDDRW; this is encoded by the coding sequence GTGAGCCAATCGAAAATATACGTAGGGAACTTGCCCTATAGCGTTACTGAACAAGATTTAACCGATATGTTCAGTAAATTTGGTGCTACTAAACAAGTAAACCTGATTACTGACAAAGAAACACGTCGCTCTAAGGGCTTCGCGTTCGTGACATTTGAAACTGCGGAAGCAGCTCAGGCGTCATTACAGTTGGATAACAACGAAATTGACGGCCGTAAACTTCGTGTTAATCTGGCGAAAGAAGATGGCGGCACACGCACTGGTGGCGGTCGTATGGGCGGTGGCCCACGTGGCGGCGCTGGCGGCGGCAGATCGCGTGACGATGATCGCTGGTAG
- a CDS encoding ribbon-helix-helix protein, CopG family: MLAIRVGDTLLAEVDDIAKMRHTSRSGIVREAIVRFLEDSEDMQLAETSKRKSISAKSLKDLRKELELDN; this comes from the coding sequence ATGTTAGCCATCAGAGTCGGCGATACGCTTCTTGCTGAAGTCGACGATATTGCGAAAATGCGTCATACATCGCGTAGCGGCATTGTTCGTGAAGCAATTGTGCGTTTTTTAGAAGATAGCGAGGACATGCAACTGGCCGAAACATCCAAGAGAAAGTCAATCTCAGCTAAATCATTAAAAGACTTAAGGAAAGAACTTGAGCTGGACAATTAA